The genomic window CGGTCACGGTGGAGAACCTCGACGAGCCGCCGCAGGAGCTGCGCCGCGTGCTCGATGCGGTGCCCGACTTGCGGTTCTGCCTGGACCTTGGCCATGCGCACCTGGACAAGCGTGAGGACGGCGGTCGGACGTACCTCGAGGCGCTCGGGGACCGCCTCGGGCTCGTCCATGTGCACGACAACCACGGCGGCCACGGGAAGGAGGGGGACGAGCACCTGCCGTTCGGGAAGGGGACGATCGACCTCGAACGGGACGTGCGCGCGCTCAAGATGCGCTACGACGGCCGCGCGACCCTGGAGATCTTCACAGGGACTCCGGACGACCGCAAAGCGTGCCTGCGGAAGATGCGGCGATGGGCGCGACCGTAGCGTGACCGGAGCCTCGGGTCACCTACCCGCCACGCAGACCAAGACCTCAGAGGAAACGATCAGCTCCGATACGTTGAAGGACGAGGCCACGCGGGCGGCCAATTCGCGCCGGAACGCAGCTCGCGCATCCGAGCTCATCGCAGTCAACTCCTGGCCGACGTCCCCGAAGGCGGCCATGTATCCGATGTACGAGTCGATGGAGGGGAAAACGCGGGTAAGGG from Thermoplasmata archaeon includes these protein-coding regions:
- a CDS encoding sugar phosphate isomerase/epimerase family protein — translated: MRIGASTYSREPFPKQIEEAREAGYDYVELDLTWVSWEPPKLREEAEAFIKKIPLETAHFPPSHFRTADLARFAGFMDALAPVGIQVFNVHFLPARSAPTVSADAKTAWLADLAKAAKERGVTVTVENLDEPPQELRRVLDAVPDLRFCLDLGHAHLDKREDGGRTYLEALGDRLGLVHVHDNHGGHGKEGDEHLPFGKGTIDLERDVRALKMRYDGRATLEIFTGTPDDRKACLRKMRRWARP